GCAAACAACCGAAGAGTTTATGACCTATCAAGAACTAGCAACCGTGATGCGGCAAACTGGTTTTGAAGGCGTTTCGTATGAGCGTTTTAATTTTGGTGCCGCCGCGGCACACTTTGGCCGTAAATAAAGCAATATAAAAAGCGAGCTCAGCACGGAGTTCGCTTTTTATGGCTATAATTGATTAATCATGGTTGTGATGGTACTAAAGCTAGTTTCTTGACCAGATTCAATTTCCAACGTGGTAACTTGCCAAGTTTGGAGGCGACGCCCGCGTTTGATGGGGGTGGCGATTGCTTGGATGGTGCCGTGGCTGACAGCCTTCAGATGATGGCTATGCACGTCCACACCGACAGCCACTTGGCTCGTATGATCTAAATCAA
This is a stretch of genomic DNA from Weissella soli. It encodes these proteins:
- a CDS encoding PaaI family thioesterase yields the protein MNVLEYLDIKTIKATTAETIVELKITDNVKQPYGIVHGGVNALLAETAASIAANVDLDHTSQVAVGVDVHSHHLKAVSHGTIQAIATPIKRGRRLQTWQVTTLEIESGQETSFSTITTMINQL